TATTTTTATCTTGGACATAGTTCTCAAATTTGAGCATTAATTGAGACGTTTGTATTATTTGGGTTAATGCCTGCCTCAGTAGTTTTATTTTTTGTTTTTGGAATAAAATATTTACGAAAAATTAACAGCTTTAAAACAAACTTTGTTAGGTCTTTGGATGCTGCGAAATACTATTCGATGGAATTAAAAAAACAATCTAACGGAAGAATAACAAACTCTGGACTTTCTTATGCCTTTGATAAGTCGATATTCAATTTAAAAAATCGTATTAAAGGTCCATACCGTGTATCGGTAAATGATGTTTTGATAGTTGTAATTGATGATCATATTATTACATATGGAGTAGTAACCTCATATACAAGAATTCAATATAGTTCAAAAAAGTCACCGACATACGTCCCTCATGTTCAAAACTTTGTTGTTGGGAATTTTCCAAATAAAATAGAGACTCCAACAAATTTAACTTTTGCTAAATTTAAAGGTTCCCTAGGTTACAATTATGAAAAAGTGAAATTAGAATCTGAAGAGTTTAACCAAAGAGTTAAGGTTCAATCCAAAGATCAAATTTTAGTAAGAAAGTTTTTTACACCTAAAAAAATGAATAAACTTCTTGAGGTTACCGACGACAAGAATAAAGCTAAATTTCAATACCTTTTAATGTGTGACAACGATTTATTAGGCGAAGTTGATCCACGCTTTGCCCGTCATAATGTTGATCATAGTTTCAGAAAATTTAACTTAAGCAAAACTTTATCTAGTTTTGTGAATACAATCTGTGATAAAGTAAGATTAGAGAGCAAAGATTTTATTAATATTTTATCTGTACTAGATATCCTCGAGTTGTTTCCAACAGATTAAAATAAAAAATACCAACTTTCTTTAGTAAAAATCAAATTTATTAACATAAAAATATTTATAAAAAAATTACTTAATACAAGTAGTATAGAAGAGGTTTAAAATGGCTTATGATCCAAAACCAGATAATAATATTATCGCAGTTAGAACAAGTGGATTTAGTAAATTTATTGTTTACATTTCCTTTTTATTAACATTAACAATAACATTGTGATTGTACATTGGTACAAAAAACAAGTTTAAACGTCTCGAACAAGATATTAACGAGACAGCTTCAGGAATTGATGTTCAGTTACAAAGAAGATTTGATGCTTTGCAAAAATTAGTAGAAACAACTAGATCTGCTATGAATTATGAAAAATCAACATTAGAATCAATTGTAGCTTTGAGAACAACAGGAAAAATTAATCCAAAAGATTTTTCAGAATATGAAGCTTTAACTTCAAGCGCTATTAGAGGGGTAAACCTTTCTCTTGAAAGATATCCAGAACTAAGAGCTAATGAAAATGTTAAAGAACTTCAAAAAGCTATTGTAGATTGTGAAGACAATATAGCAGCAGCTCGTCGTTTTTATAATACAAACATTAGAAGATTTAATTCTTCAATTCAAACTTGACCAGCCGTTGTGGCAGCAAGCAATTTAAGATTAGAAACTAAAATGTTTTTTGAAGCATCTGAGAGAAGTCGTCAAGATGTTAAAATGGACTTAGGTTTTTAAAATTTAACATACTCTCTTGATATTCTTTGAGTTTTAACTCTTGAAATTATCAAGAGTTTTTATTTTTTATTCAATTATTTGTATGAATTTTGGTGATATTATTTAAGTGTAGATTAATTAAGATTTTTAAAGTAGACAAGATACTTCTATTTTAGACGCTATAATTTTTCTCAAAGAAGGAGTAAATATGACTGGATTTATTTTTACTTGCCCAAATTGCGAGTACAAGATTACAGAAAAAGACTTTCAAGAAAATGAAAGCATTCTATCAAACCTGAAGGAAATATTCAAGAAGCACGAACAAGACTACATTGAGACTATCAAAAGTTCTTTGACATTAGAGTTAAACAGCAAAAACGAAATGCTTTTGAACCAAAAGTTAGCTCAAGCTGAAAATGAATTTGAAAAAGCTAAGCAAGCTGAAATTAGTAAATTAAAAGATATAATTTCAAAACAACAAAATGATATATCAAATTCAGAGTTACGTTTTAGTAATGAATTAATTAAGCACAAACATGATTTTGAGACAAAGTCTCTTCAAGAGATTATGAATTTAAAATCTCAAATAACATCTTATGAAGCCCAACTAAAAACCAATCAAATATTAATCGATCAAGCTAAACTAGAAGTTGAGCAAGAAGGGTTGAAAAAACTAGTTGAAGTAGAAAAAAGACTTAACAGTGAAATCAACAATTTAAATAAGCAAATCAAAGACTTAGAACATGCAAATACTTTAAATAAAGTTATTCAAAATAAAACCAAAGGGGAAAATTTTGAGCATGAAGTTGAAGGAGAACTAAGAAAAGTTTTTGAACCTCAAGATATTATTGAAAAAATAACAGCCATGGACAAAAAGGCTGACTATCTGCAGACCATTAGAATTAATGAAAAAGAAATCGGTAAAATAGTATATGAAGTTAAAAATGCTGAGTGAAGTAATAACTGAGAAAAGAAATTAACCGAAGATATGGCTCGTCAAAAATCTAAATATGGTATCCTGGTTTCAACT
This Spiroplasma endosymbiont of Panorpa germanica DNA region includes the following protein-coding sequences:
- a CDS encoding DUF3137 domain-containing protein, whose product is MEQEVTLEDYVREDVKKKYKTHLETYKKPSKKGVLISLFGIIVCILVFVINYFYLGHSSQIWALIETFVLFGLMPASVVLFFVFGIKYLRKINSFKTNFVRSLDAAKYYSMELKKQSNGRITNSGLSYAFDKSIFNLKNRIKGPYRVSVNDVLIVVIDDHIITYGVVTSYTRIQYSSKKSPTYVPHVQNFVVGNFPNKIETPTNLTFAKFKGSLGYNYEKVKLESEEFNQRVKVQSKDQILVRKFFTPKKMNKLLEVTDDKNKAKFQYLLMCDNDLLGEVDPRFARHNVDHSFRKFNLSKTLSSFVNTICDKVRLESKDFINILSVLDILELFPTD
- a CDS encoding DUF2130 domain-containing protein — protein: MTGFIFTCPNCEYKITEKDFQENESILSNLKEIFKKHEQDYIETIKSSLTLELNSKNEMLLNQKLAQAENEFEKAKQAEISKLKDIISKQQNDISNSELRFSNELIKHKHDFETKSLQEIMNLKSQITSYEAQLKTNQILIDQAKLEVEQEGLKKLVEVEKRLNSEINNLNKQIKDLEHANTLNKVIQNKTKGENFEHEVEGELRKVFEPQDIIEKITAMDKKADYLQTIRINEKEIGKIVYEVKNAEWSNNWEKKLTEDMARQKSKYGILVSTSFNKKFSGIPFKRSDENPNIYLCDPESFIFVGQIIKTIIFAENKFNENKNLEGHQEKIEVFNQWKDTQLPVLNKLFADSFDRIKSAEYGIAKQVDEIRISREKMQNHWIKNIKDYLDALIF
- a CDS encoding LemA family protein, with the translated sequence MAYDPKPDNNIIAVRTSGFSKFIVYISFLLTLTITLWLYIGTKNKFKRLEQDINETASGIDVQLQRRFDALQKLVETTRSAMNYEKSTLESIVALRTTGKINPKDFSEYEALTSSAIRGVNLSLERYPELRANENVKELQKAIVDCEDNIAAARRFYNTNIRRFNSSIQTWPAVVAASNLRLETKMFFEASERSRQDVKMDLGF